The following proteins come from a genomic window of Aspergillus luchuensis IFO 4308 DNA, chromosome 3, nearly complete sequence:
- a CDS encoding uncharacterized protein (COG:S;~EggNog:ENOG410Q2EC;~InterPro:IPR007325,IPR037175;~PFAM:PF04199;~go_function: GO:0004061 - arylformamidase activity [Evidence IEA];~go_process: GO:0019441 - tryptophan catabolic process to kynurenine [Evidence IEA]), which yields MAESLPQTYDDLPDKRRYWPAAPNSADEGLGMLRLLTPEVVANAARTQIQTGERVCLNWDLEKLNPPGFGRKPFAHQVKWVNEGHAFDDEYHFNPQQSSQWDGLRHHNAPAPTPEDPERRVFYGGTTSTEILDPSSARIGIAHWAKKGIAGRGVLIDYASYIQRTKGITVNALTRHTVSLDDVLTIAKECNITFQPGDILFLRVGLPTTWDNMSDEEKVEYSQQQTPQHAGLEQSERVVRFLWDQHFAAVAGDAVSFEVYPPVEKEWDLHHFLLAGWGVPIGEMFDLEGLKEVCERLGRWTFFVSSSPLNCKTGVSSPPNCMAIF from the exons ATGGCCGAATCCCTTCCCCAAACCTACGACGACCTCCCCGACAAGCGGCGCTACTGGCCCGCAGCCCCCAACTCCGCCGACGAGGGGCTGGGGATGCTCCGTCTCCTCACCCCAGAAGTGGTCGCCAACGCAGCACGCACCCAGATCCAGACCGGCGAGCGTGTATGCCTCAACTGGGACCTGGAGAAGCTAAACCCACCAG GTTTCGGCCGCAAACCCTTCGCCCACCAGGTTAAATGGGTCAACGAAGGCCACGCCTTCGACGACGAATACCACTTCAATCCCCAGCAATCCTCCCAATGGGACGGCCTCCGACACCACAACGCCCCGGCCCCAACACCCGAAGACCCTGAGCGCCGCGTCTTCTACGGcggcaccacctccaccgagATCCTCGACCCCTCGTCCGCACGGATCGGCATAGCCCACTGGGCCAAGAAGGGCATCGCCGGCCGCGGCGTCCTCATAGACTACGCCTCCTACATCCAGCGAACCAAGGGCATCACAGTAAACGCCCTAACCCGCCACACCGTCTCCCTCGACGACGTCCTCACCATCGCGAAGGAATGCAACATTACCTTCCAGCCAGGCGAcattctcttcctgcgcgTTGGTCTACCGACAACGTGGGATAACATGtccgatgaagagaaggtcgAGTATAGTCAACAGCAAACACCCCAGCATGCAGGTTTAGAGCAGAGCGAGCGTGTGGTGCGGTTCCTCTGGGACCAGCATTTCGCGGCTGTGGCGGGCGATGCGGTCAGCTTTGAGGTGTATCCGCCGGTAGAGAAGGAGTGGGATTTACACCatttcttgcttgctgggtGGGGAGTGCCGATTGGAGAGATGTTTGATCTGGAGGGGTTGAAGGAGGTGTGTGAGAGGTTGGGCAGGTGGACGTTTTTTGTTAGTTCGAGTCCGTTGAATTGTAAGACGGGGGTGTCGAGTCCGCCGAATTGTATGGCGATTTTTTAG
- a CDS encoding DUF1365 domain-containing protein (COG:S;~EggNog:ENOG410PIK0;~InterPro:IPR010775;~PFAM:PF07103;~TransMembrane:2 (o461-479i486-505o)) has translation MTTRSLDSDLHRIPEPIFYPCRVRHTRVHPVVHSFSYPYLWVVLPVRWRGNSIEKYNLPVVGSGWFTVDPGDYLERGNHAGLHGKLRQYLHSQRLRDEDYPYVFLLTAPKVLGHVFNPVSFWYLYSINKTLAAVILEVNNNFGERHMYLLLSTGSTSGGTSVADPADQPCHTLNRFSSTWSKDFHVSPFNPREGMAYTLTTADPLRCERPIDSRIVLAASNRVRLIASIRATGPAIRPAALSAYQRSQLILSWGWVGALTEPRIYFQAAMLHVQRKLRVWSLPVPLEKTISRRANRLERSLECFVRGYLRHRVENTDGSFTVRYSAAGLFANDAVEIMQSPSARAVSSKCPDKAVEFRVLRPDFYTSIVESRALTAEEVFKLLAGHDFLRVSRMNVLRDLFCDESGSFTELAKLSRPGCLAFRIIAWFRKGRPAASAGLRSLSALDYYVLTSCSPAEQRHYWMQVMKLFLSRYFAFGHVPLFEVEVLVALLAVGWGLLATLSLVYSPDDTTV, from the exons ATGACTACACGTTCTTTAGATTCAGATTTGCACAGGATACCTGAGCCGATATTCTACCCCTGTCGGGTTCGACACACCAGGGTACATCCAGTTGTTCATTCATTCTCCTATCCCTATCTTTGGGTTGTGCTGCCTGTTCGGTGGCGGGGCAACAGTATCGAGAAATACAACTTGCCTGTGGTTGGCTCTGGATGGTTTACCGTGGATCCTGGTGATTACTTGGAAAGAGGCAACCATGCTGGACTGCACGGGAAGCTTCGTCAGTATCTGCATAGTCAG CGCCTCCGGGATGAAGATTATCCCTACGTCTTTCTGCTTACTGCTCCCAAAGTGCTAGGCCATGTCTTTAATCCCGTCTCTTTCTGGTATCTATATTCTATCAACAAAACCTTGGCCGCCGTTATCTTAGAGGTGAACAACAACTTTGGTGAGCGGCATATGTACTTGCTCCTATCGACTGGGTCAACTTCCGGGGGCACTAGTGTTGCCGATCCTGCAGATCAGCCTTGCCATACATTGAACCGCTTCTCCAGCACCTGGTCGAAAGACTTTCATGTCTCACCGTTCAATCCCCGAGAGGGCATGGCATATACCCTAACCACCGCTGATCCCTTGCGGTGCGAAAGGCCGATCGACAGTCGGATCGTGCTAGCTGCTTCCAATCGGGTCCGACTCATTGCTTCCATTCGCGCTACGGGGCCGGCGATCCGCCCAGCTGCTCTCTCCGCCTACCAGCGATCCCAGCTGATCTTATcgtgggggtgggtgggggCTTTGACGGAGCCACGCATCTATTTCCAGGCTGCGATGCTGCATGTGCAACGGAAATTACGGGTCTGGTCTCTGCCGGTGCCATTGGAGAAAACAATCAGTCGGCGCGCAAATCGACTCGAACGATCGCTCGAGTGTTTTGTTAGGGGATACCTGCGGCATCGAGTGGAGAACACTGACGGATCATTTACCGTGCGGTATTCCGCTGCAGGACTGTTTGCCAACGACGCGGTCGAGATCATGCAATCACCTTCGGCGCGTGCAGTCTCGAGCAAATGCCCGGACAAAGCCGTTGAATTTCGGGTTCTACGGCCGGACTTCTACACCTCCATCGTAGAGAGTCGAGCCTTGACCGCTGAAGAAGTCTTCAAGCTCTTGGCGGGACATGATTTCCTGCGCGTGTCGCGCATGAATGTTCTTCGGGACTTATTCTGTGACGAATCAGGCTCGTTTACAGAACTTGCCAAACTCTCTAGACCCGGTTGTCTCGCTTTCCGAATCATCGCCTGGTTCCGAAAGGGGCGGCCCGCAGCGAGTGCTGGTCTGCGTTCTTTGTCCGCCCTGGACTACTACGTGCTGACCAGCTGTAGTCCTGCTGAACAGAGGCACTACTGGATGCAAGTGATGAAGTTGTTTCTTAGTCGCTACTTTGCCTTTGGGCACGTACCGCTCTTTGAAGTCGAAGTTCTTGTCGCCCTCCTGGCTGTGGGGTGGGGTCTCCTGGCCACCCTTAGTCTGGTTTATTCTCCAGATGATACCACTGTCTGA
- a CDS encoding NAD(P)/FAD-dependent oxidoreductase (COG:S;~EggNog:ENOG410PGJC;~InterPro:IPR002937,IPR036188;~PFAM:PF01593,PF13450;~TransMembrane:1 (o452-470i);~go_function: GO:0016491 - oxidoreductase activity [Evidence IEA];~go_process: GO:0055114 - oxidation-reduction process [Evidence IEA]) has translation MEDRKIAIIGSGAAGMAALWALHQHSPHQVYLYEAAPRLGGHINTVEFKKGEDGVNVDTGFIVLNNSTYPNFLNFLKTIDVPTTPSEMSFSVSRFSDSGSFEWAGSSLRNLFAQSRNLFSLSMWRMVFDMVRFNHFAPDLLRLPDVDNTMSIGEYLEKEGYSAFFRDNYLIPLTASTWSTSPDKCNLQFPAVTLIRFLYNHNLLNTLGNGLEWLGVTNGAKSYIDTIMADFPSERVFLNQPIVSVVNDPDSSKVNITTANGTTASYDHVILATPAPQALSLVSKEATPLEKSILSAFETTTNTAVLHSDEALLPQNRRVWSTWNYLSNGAADQVCVTYNMNRAQGVSHARYGSVLVTMNPLFMPDERTIQGVFQYEHPLFTPAAVRAQTMLPRIQGTRGISYVGAWTMYGFHEDAFTSAFGVAGELGAKIPFQVADSRLKGCAVREVSWLDYVFRMVLQGVQGLIVWLVGGEVKGKQKAR, from the exons ATGGAAGACAG GAAGATAGCCATCATTGGCAGCGGAGCTGCTGGCATGGCTGCCCTCTGGGCCCTTCACCAGCACTCCCCTCACCAGGTTTACCTCTACGAGGCGGCTCCTCGTCTTGGAGGCCACATCAATACTGTAGAGTTCaagaagggagaagatggcgTCAATGTCGACACTGGATTTATTGTGCTCAACAATTCCACCTATC CCAACTTCTTGAACTTCCTCAAAACTATTGATGTCCCAACCACGCCCTCGGAGATGTCCTTCAGTGTTTCGCGATTCTCCGATTCGGGGTCATTTGAATGGGCAGGCTCCTCCTTGAGAAATCTTTTCGCTCAAAGCAGGAACCTATTCTCCCTTTCGATGTGGCGGATGGTGTTCGACATGGTGAGGTTCAACCACTTCGCTCCTgaccttctccgtctcccaGATGTGGACAATACCATGTCGATAGGCGAGTAcctcgagaaggagggataCTCAGCATTCTTCCGCGACAACTACCTAATCCCGTTGACGGCATCGACGTGGAGCACGAGTCCGGACAAGTGCAACTTGCAATTCCCCGCCGTGACCCTCATCCGGTTTTT ATACAATCACAATCTCCTTAATACGCTCGGGAACGGTCTCGAGTGGCTTGGCGTGACGAATGGCGCAAAGAGCTATATTGATACCATCATGGCCGACTTTCCCTCAGAACGTGTCTTTCTCAATCAGCCCATAGTCTCCGTCGTGAATGATCCAGACTCGAGCAAGGTCAATATCACTACCGCCAACGGCACAACGGCCTCCTACGACCATGTCATCCTTGCTACGCCTGCACCCCAAGCACTCTCCCTAGTATCCAAAGAAGCAACTCCGCTAGAGAAATCCATCCTCTCAGCATTCGaaacaaccaccaacactGCAGTCCTCCACTCCGACGAGGCCCTCCTTCCACAGAACCGCCGGGTCTGGTCCACTTGGAACTATCTGAGTAACGGCGCGGCAGACCAGGTATGTGTTACATATAACATGAACCGGGCACAAGGGGTCTCGCATGCGAGATACGGGTCGGTGTTGGTGACGATGAATCCGCTTTTCATGCCGGATGAGCGCACCATCCAGGGAGTGTTTCAGTACGAGCATCCTCTGTTTACTCCGGCGGCGGTACGGGCGCAGACCATGCTACCGAGGATTCAGGGCACACGAGGTATCAGTTACGTGGGAGCGTGGACGATGTATGGGTTTCATGAGGATGCGTTTACGAGTGCGTTTGGGGTGGCCGGGGAGCTTGGGGCCAAAATTCCGTTTCAGGTTGCTGATAGTCGACTAAAGGGGTGTGCAGTGAGGGAGGTTAGTTGGTTGGACTATGTATTTAGAATGGTGTTGCAGGGTGTGCAAGGTTTGATAGTGTGgttggtgggaggggaagtgaaaGGGAAGCAGAAGGCGAGGTAG